The DNA sequence TGTAACCGAGAAGGGCATCATCCGGCGACCGTACATCAAGAACATCGCCCGGACACTTCGCGATAAGAAGTAGCGGCCCGGAGCAGGTCCGGGCCGCGGGAAGGTCACCGGAAGTTATTCGGTCGTAACGGTCACCGACTCCATTACGACGGGTTCGACCGGCCGGTCCATTGGACCCGTCTTGACCTGGCCAAGCTTCTCCAACACGTCAAGGCCCTCGACCATATCGCCGATCACGGTGTACTGACCGTCGAGCTGAGGCAAAGGCTGAAGACACAGGTAAAACTGAGATCCAGAGGAACGCCGTTGAGGATTAACCTGATCGCCGGTCCGAGCCATGGCAAGTGAGCCCTTCAGGTGCTTGCGGCCGATTTCGGCTTCCACGGTGTAGCCCGGACCGCCGGTACCATCGCCCTTCGGGTCGCCACCCTGGACGACGAAACCTGGTACGATGCGGTGAAATGTCAAGCCGTTGTAGAATCCCTTGATGGCGAGATTGGCGACGTTGGTGACGTTCTTGGGGGCGTCTTTAGTGGCAAACTTGACTTTCATCCTGCCATAGCCCTTGACAGCAATGTTAAGGTACAGATTTTCAGGCAGGGCGCTGGCCGTAAGCGTATCTTTCAGGGGGCCTCCTTTAGTTACAGGTTCTGCTGGGCCTTTTGGTGTCGGCGCACCGGCCGCGGACTCGACCGGAACCACGGCCGCAGTTTCCGATGCTTGTCCGGCCAGCATCGGCACTGACTGCTGTGCCTTCTGTCCACCGCATCCGGCAAGGGACATGACGAGCGCGGTAATCGCTAAGACCGTCTTCACTATGAACCTCCTAGGGTCTGTTTCCTGACTGCCTGACGGGCATGATTCTACTGGTCTGTAGCCGATGTCAAGTAATGAATCCGGCAAAAGAAAAGAAGGCCCACCCCGAGCCTTCTTTACTTTCATTGCTTTCGGAAGCAACACCTGTAGCGTGTCCGGGTCGTGCGAGTCT is a window from the candidate division WOR-3 bacterium genome containing:
- a CDS encoding peptidylprolyl isomerase produces the protein MKTVLAITALVMSLAGCGGQKAQQSVPMLAGQASETAAVVPVESAAGAPTPKGPAEPVTKGGPLKDTLTASALPENLYLNIAVKGYGRMKVKFATKDAPKNVTNVANLAIKGFYNGLTFHRIVPGFVVQGGDPKGDGTGGPGYTVEAEIGRKHLKGSLAMARTGDQVNPQRRSSGSQFYLCLQPLPQLDGQYTVIGDMVEGLDVLEKLGQVKTGPMDRPVEPVVMESVTVTTE